Proteins from one Ornithobacterium rhinotracheale genomic window:
- the gldJ gene encoding gliding motility lipoprotein GldJ, with protein MNKTKFIYVLGFLAILSFTSCGKGGRKAGGGTKNYTSRTGWKPNDKKGWFFQGKKEKQKASQGMVYIEGGTFTMGQVKTDVMRNWDNTPRRMQVRSFYMGDTEVTNIAYREYMSWINYVFPTSNPENKNINDGIKPDTLVWGNKLSRNDLYSHEYLRNPSFDYYPVVGVTWLQAVRYCDWLTDRANEKAMMDKGYISKDLYLNEEVNLGSNHFNTERFQQNPGQVFQGDGVVDSAKIMKKLKIKTKNSRINYRSSMNASLVPAFRLPTEAEWEYAALALPGDRKYNSYEGKPIAQNEIRQEKGRNRGEFMANFKRGRGDYSGIGGWGNDGSAITNDVKHYPSNEFGLYGMLGNVAEWVADVYRPIIDEEANDFNYYRGNIYTRRIQNGNGDFETYQEREVAYDTLNNGQLLAKALPGSYKREVIEDARDYEDGDYRSSLDIGKAETDPNGTDPNMYNSPVRKFRVTDDGRVVLEKDEKQRFTEISNRSRVVKGGSWRDNIYWLDPGQRRFLDEGSAASWIGFRVAQDYTGANEATRTKRGIVKQK; from the coding sequence ATGAATAAAACGAAGTTCATTTATGTTTTGGGTTTTCTAGCAATCTTGAGCTTTACTAGCTGTGGCAAAGGCGGAAGAAAAGCAGGAGGTGGAACCAAAAACTATACTAGCCGTACTGGATGGAAACCAAACGATAAAAAAGGTTGGTTCTTCCAAGGTAAAAAAGAAAAACAAAAAGCTTCTCAAGGGATGGTTTACATCGAGGGAGGTACTTTTACTATGGGGCAAGTGAAAACCGATGTAATGCGAAATTGGGATAATACCCCACGCCGTATGCAAGTGCGCTCGTTCTATATGGGAGATACAGAGGTTACAAACATTGCTTATAGAGAGTATATGTCTTGGATTAATTATGTATTTCCAACTTCAAATCCAGAGAACAAGAATATCAATGACGGGATAAAACCAGACACCTTGGTTTGGGGTAACAAACTTTCTCGTAACGATTTATATTCTCACGAGTATTTAAGAAATCCGTCATTTGATTACTATCCAGTAGTAGGGGTAACTTGGTTACAAGCCGTTCGCTATTGTGATTGGTTGACAGATCGTGCCAACGAGAAAGCTATGATGGATAAAGGTTACATCAGTAAAGATTTATACTTAAACGAAGAAGTGAATTTAGGTTCAAATCACTTTAATACCGAAAGATTTCAACAAAATCCTGGGCAAGTATTCCAAGGAGATGGTGTTGTGGATTCGGCCAAAATCATGAAAAAACTTAAAATCAAAACTAAAAACTCTAGAATCAACTACCGTTCAAGTATGAACGCAAGCTTAGTCCCTGCCTTTAGATTACCTACAGAAGCTGAATGGGAGTATGCTGCTTTAGCACTGCCTGGAGATAGAAAGTATAATAGCTACGAAGGGAAACCGATTGCCCAAAACGAAATTAGACAAGAAAAAGGTAGAAATAGAGGGGAATTCATGGCAAACTTCAAAAGAGGTCGTGGAGACTACTCAGGTATAGGTGGTTGGGGCAACGATGGTTCTGCTATTACCAATGATGTGAAACATTATCCATCAAACGAGTTCGGTCTTTATGGAATGTTAGGTAACGTGGCCGAATGGGTAGCCGATGTTTATCGTCCAATCATCGATGAAGAAGCAAACGATTTCAATTACTACCGTGGAAATATCTATACCCGTAGAATTCAAAACGGAAATGGCGATTTTGAAACATATCAAGAAAGAGAAGTTGCTTATGATACATTAAACAATGGTCAGCTTTTGGCTAAAGCATTGCCAGGGTCTTATAAGCGTGAGGTAATAGAAGACGCTCGAGATTATGAAGATGGAGACTATCGTTCTTCTTTAGATATAGGAAAAGCAGAAACAGATCCTAATGGAACAGATCCGAATATGTACAATTCTCCAGTGCGAAAATTCCGAGTTACAGATGATGGTAGAGTAGTTTTAGAAAAAGACGAAAAACAAAGATTCACCGAAATCAGCAATCGTTCTAGGGTAGTGAAAGGAGGTTCTTGGAGAGATAACATTTATTGGTTAGACCCAGGACAAAGAAGATTCCTAGATGAGGGCTCTGCAGCTTCTTGGATTGGTTTCCGCGTGGCACAAGATTATACAGGCGCAAACGAGGCAACACGCACCAAAAGAGGTATTGTAAAACAGAAATAA
- a CDS encoding UDP-N-acetylmuramoyl-tripeptide--D-alanyl-D-alanine ligase, which yields MRVEEFYHRFKDGVKVSTDTRKIEKGDIFIALKGENFNGNTYAEKAIEQGATVAIVDEPQFENTAKNIFLVEDSLKFLQDLAHFHRKELGIKIISLTGSNGKTTTKELIAQALGAKFNVAFTQGNLNNHIGVPLTLLSLNKSHDLAVVEMGANHPREIAQLCEIAAPNFGYITNFGKAHLEGFGSEEGVVKAKSELYDFLRAHKGKAFINRDDAKQIKQTEGMETISFAFENEADYQYKRILKEGKAGIEANDVTVQSNLVGNYNQNNIAAATTIARYFGVELPEIKKAIEAYNPTINRSQTIEQNGKKIIMDAYNANPSSMEVALKHFSYYDGTKAVVLGDMFELGAFSDEEHQKVAKLAKDLNFDEIFLIGENFSANTSGELAVLTFKTKEKFLAFIRENPVQSQSILIKGSRGMQLEKILPEL from the coding sequence ATGAGAGTAGAAGAATTTTATCATAGATTTAAAGATGGGGTAAAAGTTTCGACCGATACTAGAAAAATCGAAAAAGGAGATATTTTTATTGCGCTAAAAGGCGAAAACTTCAACGGAAACACCTATGCCGAAAAAGCCATTGAACAAGGAGCCACCGTTGCAATCGTAGATGAGCCACAGTTTGAAAATACGGCTAAAAACATATTTTTGGTGGAAGATAGCTTGAAATTTTTACAAGATTTAGCGCATTTCCACAGAAAGGAATTAGGCATAAAAATCATTTCGCTCACAGGAAGTAACGGGAAAACGACAACCAAAGAATTAATCGCTCAAGCTTTGGGGGCAAAATTCAATGTGGCGTTTACACAAGGAAATTTAAACAATCACATCGGCGTGCCGCTTACTTTGTTAAGCCTAAACAAATCACACGATTTGGCGGTGGTGGAAATGGGCGCAAATCATCCGCGAGAGATTGCACAACTTTGCGAAATCGCAGCGCCGAATTTTGGCTACATCACCAATTTTGGAAAAGCACATTTAGAGGGCTTTGGTAGCGAGGAAGGCGTGGTGAAAGCAAAATCCGAATTATACGATTTTTTGCGTGCACACAAGGGTAAAGCATTCATTAACAGGGATGATGCAAAACAAATCAAGCAAACCGAAGGAATGGAAACCATCAGTTTTGCATTTGAAAACGAAGCCGATTATCAATACAAGCGAATTTTAAAAGAAGGAAAAGCAGGAATCGAAGCCAATGATGTTACGGTTCAGTCGAATTTGGTGGGAAATTATAATCAAAACAATATCGCCGCGGCAACAACCATTGCACGATATTTTGGTGTAGAATTGCCCGAAATTAAAAAAGCAATAGAAGCTTATAACCCAACAATCAATCGCTCGCAAACGATTGAGCAAAACGGAAAGAAAATCATCATGGATGCCTATAATGCCAATCCTAGCAGTATGGAAGTAGCGCTGAAACATTTTTCGTATTACGATGGTACCAAGGCTGTCGTGTTGGGCGATATGTTTGAACTGGGTGCGTTTTCTGATGAAGAACACCAAAAAGTAGCGAAATTAGCCAAAGATTTAAATTTTGATGAAATCTTTTTAATTGGAGAAAATTTCAGTGCCAATACCAGCGGAGAATTAGCTGTATTGACTTTTAAAACTAAAGAGAAATTTTTAGCCTTTATTCGAGAAAATCCTGTGCAATCGCAAAGCATTTTAATCAAAGGCTCACGCGGAATGCAATTAGAAAAAATTCTTCCCGAATTATAA
- the purE gene encoding 5-(carboxyamino)imidazole ribonucleotide mutase, translating to MHIEKPTVSIVMGSQSDLPKMQAAAEILQELGITFELTLVSAHRTPERMFEYAKDAAARGVKVIIAGAGGAAHLPGMVASLTTLPVIGVPIHSSNSIDGWDSVLSILQMPNGIPVATVALDAAKNAGLLAARIVGAFEPEVAKAVAEYQQSLKDKVEENILEVKGQFANGFD from the coding sequence ATGCACATAGAAAAACCAACCGTATCAATCGTAATGGGCAGCCAAAGCGATTTGCCTAAAATGCAGGCTGCTGCAGAAATTTTACAAGAACTCGGTATCACTTTTGAGCTCACGCTCGTCTCTGCACATCGCACACCCGAGCGCATGTTTGAATACGCCAAAGATGCTGCTGCAAGGGGTGTAAAAGTAATCATTGCAGGGGCTGGTGGCGCTGCACATTTGCCAGGTATGGTGGCTTCGCTCACGACTTTGCCCGTGATTGGCGTGCCTATCCATTCAAGCAATTCCATCGACGGCTGGGATAGCGTTCTAAGCATTTTACAAATGCCCAACGGAATTCCTGTGGCTACTGTGGCACTCGACGCGGCTAAAAATGCGGGATTACTTGCGGCAAGAATAGTAGGAGCGTTTGAGCCTGAAGTGGCAAAAGCTGTGGCTGAATATCAGCAATCTTTGAAGGACAAAGTGGAAGAAAATATATTGGAAGTGAAAGGACAATTTGCTAATGGATTTGACTAA